From Vigna angularis cultivar LongXiaoDou No.4 chromosome 11, ASM1680809v1, whole genome shotgun sequence:
AAAGCGTCACGTGGTGATAATTTTGTTGTGAAATTCTTCCATAACTAAGCACACACAAAGAGTGGTAATATTGTTGAATTAAGAACCAAAAGTAACAAGGAATTTACCACCCAATAAATATTATGCTTAGAAAGGAATGGATGTGTTTTCCTTTGTTTCTCCTCACACAAGGGAAAAAGTCCAAATATAccataatgaaaattattggCATTAAATAGAGTTTTACCAAGCTCTGATTATGGCTGTGCTGTAAACGAGTGAGGGAAGAAACGTTACAAGGACTGGATCGTAACAGTTTCGTTCTTTCCCACTTTTTCACACGAGAAAacggaaaataaaaaaagaaaaaaaaagtgagtgagTAGAGAGTGGGAAGTTGGCAACCACCTAAGCCGGTGAACCGGTAACCTGTTCAAAGTTTCAAAGGGTCTTCATCGCCGTACACACTATATAAGTATTTCTTGACGAATCGCAACGAACAAGAAGGTCCCATCCCATTGCGCATTCATAATATTTCACTCCCTCTTTGGCCACTCTTGAAATCCGTGCAGTGCTAGTCCCAAACCGGACACAGAGATGAGAGAGAGGCACTGAACGCAGAACAGCGTTGCCGTTTTGAAGGACGCAAAACGACGAAGCAAAACGCGTTTGGAAGAGCACCTTAACTGACAACTGTACCAGTGGAAAATCAACGACGGTATGGTCGTGACTGTCACTACTGCATCgatattttgtttcatttcacCGCCACGAAATTGGATCTGACTTGCTGATTCCCAAAATCTTCAAATTATTCTCACTGCTTGGAGACACTTTCGAACGATTCACACACTTTTTATTTCGCTGTCAAAGTGAAAACCAAAAGCACGATTTTCTCACAGGCCTCGCTCTCAATTACTGCAGATTTTATTCAGCAGCTCGCTGAAGCAGTGAGCCGAAGCACCGTGTGTAGAAGAACCGAATGGGAAAATCGACCAACGGTAAGAGAGACTGGACGCAGATGTACGCGATCTACGGAATGGAGCAGCGCCAAACCCTAATTTTCCTCCTCTGCCAGGCGATGCTCTTCTCTGTGTTGTCTGTTCTGTATCTTCTTTATTTTGATCTCGTTTGCAACTTTTTCGAGCGAATCTTTTCCGGCGCCGGCGGCACCGCGCGATTTGCGGCAGGAATCACTGGCTCGGTCACGGCGCTCTCCGCGCTGTGCCTCTTCTTTGCGGCGGCGAACTTTTTTTACTCCTCCGTGCCGCTGCACTTCGACATGGCTCAGCGCATAGTCTCCGCCGTGCACGACTGGTCCTCCGTGAAGCTCGCGCTTGACCTCGGCTGCTGCGGTCGCGGCATCCTCCTGAACGCGGTGGCGACGCAGATGAAGAAGGAAGGGAGCTCCGGTCGCGTCGTCGGCCTGGACCGGTCGAAGCTCACGACGATGTCGACTCTCCGCGCGGCAAAGATGGAAGGAGTAGGCGAGTACGTGACGTGCCGCGAGGGCGACGCGCGGCGGCTGCCGTTTCCGGATAACTACTTCGACGTGGTGGTGTCCGGCGTGTTCGTGCACACGGTGGGGAGGGAGTACGGCGCTCGGACGGCGGAGGCTGCGGCTGAGAGGATGCGCGCGGTGGCGGAGTTGGTTAGAGTAATGAAGCCTGGTGGAGTGGGAGTGGTGTGGGACCTATTGCACGTGCCGGAGTACGTGCTTAGGTTGCAGGAGTTGAAGATGGAAGATGTAAGAGTCTCCGAGCGTGTAACGGCCTTCATGGTGAGCAGCCAAATCGTTTCATTCCGGAAGCCCAGTCAACACGTGCATGGCCCCGCCGAGGTTCGCCTGGATTGGAGATTATGTTGACGGTGGAATTTTTCACACTAAATAGAAAAGTAATAAACATATATCATACTGAgaaatgtttttttgttaaaatgttttatctttattttttaaaaagaaaagatatgAGTGAATATCTTAAGGTTAGTTTATGACTGGGGAGGCGAAGTCGAACCagatgttgaaaaaaaaaaatgtaaacaaaaaGATGGATAGCTTAATAACTTGATGACAGATCTGGAACAGAATTTTTGTATATGTTGATGGTTATATAGATAGCAATGAAATTTCAGCACTTTTGGTGTATATTgttcttatttgttttttgatTTTTCGTAAAATTGATTTTACCTGATAACTTGATCTTTTAGGTTTTGTGGGTTAGATTGTGGAAAAACTTGTCTTACATCTTTGAATGAGTTTTTTGTGATTTTGCTACGGTTGCAAATTGTTGAAAGGAGTTTAATTATGACCTGAGGGAAAAGCCGGTGATTGTGGGTTGAATAGATGAACAGTGAGGACAAGGAAATAGATGGtaacttttgtattttatttttttaagccTGAAGATGTCGTtgtctttatttaaatttagggGTTTTGGTTTCCTCTCTCCATGTGAGGTTGGATTCTATTAGAAAAGGTTGAAAGCTAATTGACGAAGAATGGATGGGAAAAAGAAAGTAGTGATATTTCTTTCCAGTATTGTTCAACTTTGTGGAGGTTGTGGGTTGAAATGATGGCGAGGATTGGTGACCCTGTTGGGGAGTCACAATCAGAGATTTTGGATGGTGAGGCTTTAACAACATGCATGAGCGGGTTTGTTGGAAGTTTACATCTCATGCTTAGGAGTGTTAGCTAGTAATAGAGAGCTGAAATGGTTTGCCAAATATTTAATCTAGCCTTTACTCATTTTACTTTGTTTGTTCTACCAATTTGGGCGTGATCTTCAAAATTACCGCTGGTATAGTATTCACAAGTAATTATGGTCAATTAATTGAGCTATGACTTGCATTGTCTCTGTAGGGTTGTTGCTTCACTGTCAGTTGCTACTTGCTAGAAAACACTTGAAAGACAAGAAGTGCTTAAGTGCATTTACAGCAGACATTTACTTATTTTATCCTGCTCTTGTTTGGTTTTTTGGTGCTTTTGTTTCCTCCAATGAAAGAGAGAGGGGTAGTATGTTTTGTTAGACGGGAAATAGGAAGGGCATTGTGGAAAATCTAACTCGCATTTACAATTAATGAACCGCACAACCAATTCAATTTAATAGGGGGAAGTGTCGTTGTCACTGTTACTGATTTGAATTGCTTACTCTTAAATCAAAACCAATAAGTGAAAATTATATGGTTAAGTTTTTTCCTCATTGACATAATAATAGCTTAGATTATCTAAAATAGTAGGCTCTCACAGGACCACATGGTGCATGTGCTCCTCCAATCTGACACCAGACGAGTCTGGGGCCATATTACCTATCCCGTAACCAATGACCTCAATCAGGCCATGATTTCCTTTCTCAGGTTCAATGGACGATCGATCACAATTTCTGAATTATCCATACCATACAGTCTGAATCCTCTCCGTTGTAATTAAAAGTAGCGATAAGGATTCAGAAACCACTGCATCTTCCTCCCATAATAGTCATAACTTGTGATCTTTCCGGATATGAAAATCGGAAGGATAATGTTTCACTTTTAGACCAAGTCAGAAGTCAGAACCCAACTAAACAAGGATTTGTCGTTTACCGTAAAACTTAAATTAGAAAATTCTTTGCTAATCTTAAACCAAAACTTGTCGCAGAGATCCTATAtgattctaaaattaaaatccaTTAAAAATTGTGGTGATGATATTGGATCCATTTACTGTAAGTAGATGCGATGTAAATTAGAAAGGGCAAATGCTTGTTTCTACTTAAAAGCAAACAAGATAACATGATCAACATTTGAAGATGATAATCTTGCATTCCATTGATAATATATGTCgatgtttatttttcttctggGGACCAGAGACACGCCTCCCAACTAACCTATCTATTGTAGCGTGGAGAGAAAAACATTCATCCAAACTTTAACGCAAGGTCCACAACCGCCATAGGCACGATGAGTTCTGCCGAGAGCagagatatattttctttaatctttttgAAACTGAAATCAATGGTTGATTTCAAACCAAGAAGCTTCTCATACATTTTCGTATACATATACCGTACACGGTTTACGAACCCTGCCCCATTTTGAAACAGTCGTGGTGAGCTACAAGAGCAAGCTGCAAGCAATCTATTTTGAAACGATCAAAAGAGCAAAGCAGAGTTGTACATGTACAACTATTGACTAGGAATCAATACATTCTCTTTTACAACATGTATTTTATTATGCCACATTAATAATCTTCACACATACTCTGTCTACGTCAACGCAACAAAGACAACTATACAAGATTTCgtgctttttcttcttttaattctgCTGCACTTTGTTCACTTTGTGCCTGGGCACAGTGGTCATGGAGTACATGTTAACACAATTTCAGTCCAAATCTTTTACTAAAGAAAGACGAAAAGTAAAAACTAGTTGGATAAATTTGGCAATTTGAGATCACAAAGACGCCAAAGATGAGACGTGAAGAAGTTAAAAATTTAGCAAACAGGGAAGCCTGCAGTGTCATGTGAGGAATGACAAACAGGGCCAAAGCACGACCCCATgtggatatttttatttaccCCTGTGggggaaaataaataaaagagaagcAAATTAATGCATCACATTACCATGATCCATGTGTCACTACTTCTTCCATTGATATGTCTCCTATCTCTCTCACAGCATCTGGAGAAAAATTAAATGGCCATGTTCAGctgttatttgaaaataaattgatttgtttGGGATTGAGCTCATTCTTTAAAGTTTGGTGGTGCATTCCATCTCTGAATTGCACCCTCACCAATTTGTTTGAATGATTACCGTACTTAATCAACAATGCAGCATGTGAGCGAGAGCCAGGGCCAGGTTTTGTTGCTCGTATTTGTTAACATAATTCTTCAATGTGAGGAAAAAGTAATAAGATTTAA
This genomic window contains:
- the LOC108333131 gene encoding uncharacterized protein LOC108333131, with translation MGKSTNGKRDWTQMYAIYGMEQRQTLIFLLCQAMLFSVLSVLYLLYFDLVCNFFERIFSGAGGTARFAAGITGSVTALSALCLFFAAANFFYSSVPLHFDMAQRIVSAVHDWSSVKLALDLGCCGRGILLNAVATQMKKEGSSGRVVGLDRSKLTTMSTLRAAKMEGVGEYVTCREGDARRLPFPDNYFDVVVSGVFVHTVGREYGARTAEAAAERMRAVAELVRVMKPGGVGVVWDLLHVPEYVLRLQELKMEDVRVSERVTAFMVSSQIVSFRKPSQHVHGPAEVRLDWRLC